In Ptychodera flava strain L36383 chromosome 6, AS_Pfla_20210202, whole genome shotgun sequence, the sequence ACACATGTAGTGAAATGGTCCAGACACTGTAGAGTACGGAGATGTGCGGTGTGTGATGCATTGTGTAAggcaggaaagaaaaagaaagacagtaaAAACAGGGGCAGACCAAGTTAATACCAAGGCAGTGACATTTCTGGTATCACTGGCAAGGAGACAGGAAAGACGGGGAAACTACAGAGTGAAACTCATGGCAGTACAAATCTAACAGCAGCTGTAAAACAGAGGGCAGGAAAAAAGATGAGAAGATTCATTCCCTTGCAGAGACAGAGGTTCAATGATCTCATTGAAGAAATGGAGTGTCCCATTTGCAAAGACATTATAGATGGACCAATACAACTTTTGTGTGATGGACCACATGTGTTTTGTGctgaatgtttgtgtcagtggtTGCAAGTTTCTTCATCCTGTCCTGTGTGCCATCTCTCTATTATGTGTGAATCTATTGTAAGTCCCCCCATTGCCTTTGCAAACATGCTATCAAATGCCACAGTCACATGTGATTATGGGAATGTCGGTTGTAAGTCAGTTGTGCCACTGCAAGATCTGCAACACAACACGGAACAGTGTGTTTACCAGTCCATTGCTGGAGACCACTGCTTCTCGTCAGTGAGCTCATTTCCCATCAGAAGCCACCATACTCCAGTCCCCATTCCTGACACAATCAATACCGAGACATCAAATGATGAAACATCAAGGGATAGGCAGAACAACATGTATGTGCAGTGAAGGCCGCAGAAATTGTGCTGCAGAATGTATCAGCGGTGCATATGCTGCTACAGTATGAAGAAATGGCAACAACACTTGTCAAGAAAAAATAGAAGCAAACAGAAGTGATGATAGTTTGACAAGGGCCAGGTGAGTTTTTTACCAGCATTACTCTTGCTGATCTATACCCACATATCAATATACAGTTAGATTTTGGAGTAAATTCTTCTGATAAAGCTATCAtggaatatgataatttgtaaatttgtatttgtaataacatttatttggttttgtagtaCATGTGTGACCTGGTAGTGGttcaacaaattaatttcatcaagtaatgAGCTAgtccaatttcatgaatttatcacccacatatacttttgaaagataaatttggtttttcaatttttggtgtgatttttttcagccattgtGTTTAACATATACACCAAAGCCACAAAAAACAACCTCAGAAGCTAGCACTAGGACAAGACGTCAGAGGGTGTTGCAGTTAAGTCAGAGGAGAGACATTGTCAGTGGTGGTGATGCGATGCTGCAGCTGAGTGAGAGGAGGTGAGACACCAACAAAAGGACAAGAAGGAAAATCCTCCAGATCTTGGGACTCACTCCTGACATACCTCCAGGTGCTGGCCTTCATTTGGAAGTTGCTATGGGAACAACATGGGCTGCCAAGAGGAAATTACGGCGTTACTTCAAGGCATGGCATGTGAATATTGGAAGTGAGGTATGTTAtgcaggtcattttcccccacactcatcaaggtcactgtccttcttgacctcacaaccatgaatttaataagtcatgtttggaattttctggaaatttaattagttgtaaatttctctctcttacacaatactgtgttttactaaacaatgaacagattgtaccatatatctattttggtacaatatttggaacttaagatacatacatattggttatccaagtttaatacatgcattATGCTGCTGatccaaaaatctgaaaaacaatgtgcaaatctgaccaaacttatgcagcataaatatgatacctacattaaatagtacaaaaggcaaagttgttttcttgcatgtacaaaatgcattgatgtGTAGAAACATGGGCATTAATTTAGAATGGTGTGGACAATTGTCTTACATTTCGctttgatttatttcagggaCAAGACACTATTAGCATGGATGATGGGAGATTATGAGTATCTGGCCAAGAGTTATGGATTGTCTGGACCAAATGGTATGAAATGTATACTTGCATGCTATGATTTATACGTAAGAAAAGTTGAGGCACTGACAGGACAGGCAGTTTATTGTGTACACTTCAGTTTTACCTATGATTTACATGTGTACATCCTtgacctatcagtttgcaatATGTGCGACTGTTAATAATCAGCATGCATTGTGTATGATATGCTGTAGAacacaattatgataatttgttgtagtttttcGTTGACTTATAAGACATTCACAGCTAACATTGATTAGTCAGATAAATTTAAAGGAAGGGGTACACAGTGGGTCAGATCTTGATAGATATTTGCAAGCTATTGACAAATGATTGTTTTCCTCTGTAGAAATTCTTGTGTTTATTTCTCAATTTAATTCTTACACATAGTATTAATATGTATACTGGCAATGCAAAATGTAGTAACcatgaatttctttgaaataaatatttaaattgataagtTTGTATATTACAGGTATATCCTCTCCAAGAGttcacacatgcacatcaaattgacttcatgaacaccAGTCATGTTTATACCTACTAAGGTTTTTAAGTAATATGTCAGTTTTTGATCCTTGTCTTCctcacattgaaatattttacggAAATATTTTGCGTATGCTGTGTGATCAGCATGGAACAAGCACAGTTACTGAAGGAGGAACAAccattgtcatcaatgcagAAGAGAACCCttgatgatatcagaaaatgtcacagtgaatttctttcaactgGTGGAAACCTAAGGCATGCCATGCAGCACTACAATAGTGTCAGAAAGCCACTTTTCAATGTACCACTGCACAAAGTATGTACTAATCAATTCAATCCACTATGTTGTTTGCTTCCATTGACCAACTAAACATATAGCTCTCTTCTGTTTCAATCAGTTCACTTTACCTTTCTCTGAACAGTTTAACAGACCACACTGTGacctatctacatgtatgcatgccacTATGTCCATAATGGTGTGCACAAATAGAAGTTTATTAGTGAAGCTATATGCgaaaacaagttgacaatgaagccAGCACATATGTCAGCATTTGTGATCAATCTAgttgttgtatatttgtatgtagtgttttcttcataaatagGTAGGTATGAAAGTTACAAGATATTGTCAtacattaaaagtaaaagatacatgtgctaacccttatattttatcacaggttGCAGTCCCAGGGTTGCACATCAGTCCTGgcttgttttaaaagtttttcaccATGATGGAAGCTAGCTGTGCAGTACTGGATATCAAGATCATCACGACTCTGGAGagagatgatgacattgatgaacCCGTGCTGAAGCCTGCTGGATTTGACACATATGTGGCCATGTTGAAACAAGTCGAGACATTACAGTGTGAAGCGAAAGAACTCCAAGAAGAAGCTAAGACCTTGGCTGATAGTGTTGAAAAGGCTCTCCTTGCTGATGATGActgtgacaatgatgatgatgatgacaacaacagtgaagatgatgacAGACCGCCACTAATGACCTTGGGCAAAGTTAAAAAAGCCCAGGAGAAAGTGCAGGAACTCATGCAGTGAAGAAGCTGACAGGAAGGTTAGTATTTATGAATAGATGACCATActacattaacaaaataaaaatacatgattttgtgataattttgaaatcttgtgaGACACAATTAATATCAGTGGCAGTGAGTTGCTAGCCaagtcaaactttttatcaaactggaatagttgccatgttaaataaacatgtaatgtttgtttAGCATGGTGTTAAATTTCCTGTATCATGTGAGAACACCCACAGATAACCTGTCTAGCAACCTGAGATCTCAGAGGGTctccttcatctttgaaaatggcATATTGATACCAGAAGTACGGTAAGAtcatttttgtgatgataaGCAATAACATTGTCAAACTCAAGTGCACAGTCATGTCTATGctgcattttcagaattttggctTGTGCACATTTGTAGTGCAGTCATTTCCAGACAACacagtgtttatctttgttttcttagatATCTGAAGCTACAGACGTAAAAGCGAAACTGCCAAAACAATGTGGTTTTGTAGTCTGCGGTATTGACCAAGCTCTGCAGTCATTTGGTGTTGGACGTCATTCTTACCACGGGCAGGCATTCATCGGAAATCATGTGAACaagtgctgtaaagtatgtgttTTACAACTGTACACGGTTTGGTGCTAAAGTCATTAAAaggttcagtattctgcttgtcatcAAGCTTTCAGTGTCAGATTTattgtgtgttatatatatactacagaagatgtatttcgtctacattattttgacctactttcagtgaaacaactctgtttgcttctttgaaagaaagttatcatatccttttttttattttttgtgtttcaggaAGAAAACATTCAAACGTTGTGCAAGAGCGTCATCAGGACCACAGCAAGAATATGCCCATAGCTGAATGAACAGGCTGCACACATTTGTGGTCTGTATaagccaatattttcaaaatttgcagcctGCCATAATCTTTAGAGTACAAGCAATAGAATGTCAGATGAATATATTAGCATTCTCAGTtcaaacatatcacatttaatgGCATATTACAGAGAACACTTTCCTAATGAAAGTGTACCCCCCAAAATGCATATGTTAGAAGATCATGTCATCCCTCAGATTGAAAACACAGGGTTTGGCTTTGGTTTCCTCACGGAACGGTGTAGAGAGTATCCATCATGAGATTAGGAAGGGAATGGACCGGTATAGTAAAGTACCTGGCAATAATGGTTTAAAGAAATTAGAACTTATGGTAAGGGAGCATCATGTGATGACCAATTCAAGTCATGTGAAAGTGCCAAAAACACAAAGGGGTTCATACAGAACCAAATAAACAACGTGAAATAATGATGGCCATAGTgataaaagtaaagataaatcatgataaaataaacatgtaaagaacaaattaattaagtcaataacaaaccaatatgtcaataaaacattgaaatctgGTTCTTTCtatgaatcatatttttactaaattgatgcttgtatttttagtccccaagataccgtccggggggacttataggtttggtcatgtccgagcgtgtgtcagtgtgtgcgtTTGTCCGTCCATgcatccgtctgttcacgcagatatctcagagatacatagagcgatttcattcaaacttggtacaaggattacttgatatgtcatacatatgcacgtccaatatatatacatatgcatgatccaatgtggccgccatgcggccattttattacaatttttttatgtacagagccataactccgacatgtttcaaccaattttattgaaagttagtacaaggacattgaccttcctcatacatatgcacatcaatttgtttcacaacattatccaatatggctgccatgcggcaatcttattacaattttgtcatgtacggagccataactcaggcatatctcaaccgattttattcaaagttggtacaaggacattgacctatgtcatacatatgcatgtcaatttgtttcatgatatgatccaatatggccgcatggcagccattttgttacaattttttctcagGCCCGTCTaaatggattttattcaaactttgtacaaggactttgacctttgtcatacatatgaacACGATATGGCTACCATgccaccattttgttacaaagttggtataaggacattgacctatgtcatacatatgcacattgatttgttgaacggcatgtagcagtatcatgtcaattacctaagtttcataattagactgatatgtcgagaaatactgcatcagatttcatgaaacttggtacacatgttaagcttacattgctttaacaatgaaaaaggcatttatcagtgtcattttaattaatttgaaattgcttatttaatgaactttcctaattagagttatatatccacaaatactgcgtcaaaatttgatgaaactcggtacagatgttgatctcatagtttgtaaatactgcatcaaactttatgaaatatggtaccggtgataatctattagtgttaggatagtatgcaaaaatgttcggcaacatcctgttgattcattactaattgactcatttaatgacatttagtaattaggatggcggcctacattggttttatgttttcaccaccgtggaactcattcttggccatttagcgccatctgtatcacagtatttttatcatagacctaattaatgaagaggactctatcctctctgaggacttttaATTAAAGTACCAatgaacaagtggggactgtgccATCAACgacttgttcaatttaaaattgATGCTTGAAAAGTCATCTTTATGGTAAGTCCAGTATatgtaatgatgaattaaatgtAAACTTACCATTTTAGGatgttttcacatgttcaaataaAACTTCCTTCAGTGTTATCTTACATGAAATATCattggaaaagttaaatttttagcATGAAAATAAGAATGAAATACTTCTTAGTGCTTTCATTATGATTTAGTATATATACTAACAAGTACAGATGTAAATAACCTTGTTTTGCTTATCTATTTACAGAATACAACGACCCTGGAAGTTGCAGGTGTCAATTTGATTTCaagtatttctcattttttaattttgtctgtatttttcagattgtatttaaaataaatgtatttgatgatttcaatttgtatttttttcagtttctgtgtacctttccttttcgtttcctatattttttgtttagctctttatttgtcccttttttaaaatgcaacttTGTGGGATAAGTTAttacttttgatattcagaGAGTTTGTAAAAGATGTTTGCCGGAAACTTTGTTAtcagtacatgtaatttatttgagtcttgtcacttcaagaaataaaaaaaaaatgttttattctatATGCACGTGCCTGTTTTGATCATTTATGTTATGGTTTGAAGTAATTCTTAATAACATTACAGTTAATTTGCCATTGTGCTGTTAAAACAATCACTGTACaatacaaataaggcaataataCATTGATTTCTGCCTATATGATGAAAAAGGTGCCTCTCTATTTTTTGCCGTTTGTGGCGCTGTTCTGTGGCTTCCGATTGAATgtgtatccgtaaagttcgcacACAAGTTAAAAGTCTGGGCCTGCTGGGTATCGctttaaactgcttagtgtcacttttccgacaagcatttaattactcCTTGGCCTAATGATgtccctctctccgtacagtattatgtataattctacgctgcacgtacaacaattagaagtcaccccttttgacaaaatcaaaataaacaacacctctttttcagaattcccagagcttcaatgaactagtgttattacatttctatataatacttatagcccctaaacttgtaataataataataataataataataataataataataataaatgtttggtAAGAGTATAAAAAACGTCGCAATGACACCCAATCCAAATGCCTTCAGAAGCAGGTACATCGAGAAGGTAGTATGCAGGCAGAGGCATGTTGACGCTGTGAAAGAAACCTTTTATGCCAGTACGGTACTGTAAGTTTTGTGAAGATTTAATGAGATGTTAGGCTTTACTGTATAACAGCCATACCCCTTCGTGATAGATCTGACCTACATTATTTTGAACAAATGGTAGACAGATAAAAGTAGCCTGACACATGTCTCACTGGCCTGCTTATCctgatttgttgttttttgttgtgtCGGAAAATGTTTGATGGGAAACATATCAGTAAATATTcctgagaaataaaaaaaagaaaacatgaatGTTCGTTTTCTTGCTGTTTGAGATCCATTGTCAACATGTGCTGGTTCAAAGACAATGGAAAACAACCAAGAAGTAATGTCAAGTGTTTCACAAGAGTGATCACATCCtgtcccacatgtggcacccatATATCCATTGGTAAGTCAAATAGGAGGTACATGGTCATAGTTCACAGACTGATATACTGATGTCATTAGTGGTCATCTGTCTGAGCGACATATAGTAATTGTCAACAAGCCCATGACACCAGGCAAAAACGTTTAAATGTTGAGACAAATTTTTGTCTCGTGTAACCTTGGGCTATTTTGCAAGAGAGGCGGCCTTCTCTCTCTGCAAAATCTCCGTTTGAACCACATGCTCTCGCATAACGAATAACTAGAGATAGTTTTCCTCGGTTTCTGACATTTGTCTTGAGAACTTTTTCTGAAGTCACGGCACAGACAATAGTCAATCTAGCAAAAGCTGCTGTACCATAAATTGTGTTTACAATTATTTGTGTGTCCATGGTTCACATCGTTTATCATCACGACAGATAAAGAGCAATACATCATAAAACTCATAAAGCGCCCGGATTTGGGGACACTTTTTATACTTTTGTGAACGCTTGCTACGGCTGTGCCTGTACCTGTCTACACGACGTGTGGATGGATGTGCGCAGGATATTTAGAATTAAATACACATCGCATAGTTAAGGTGGCTTAACcaacacacttttttcaaagcaatatttctcatggAAGATGACATAAAAACCCCcacatactatatattttcaaaaagcagagaatctaacaTTTAGTGGGTAGCTATAGTTATCTAAAAGGACGAAGGAGTACCATATTTGGGGTAGAAAATCTCAATTTTGATATCAATGATAAAAGAGGGCAAAAAATTGATACAAATTCATGGAATTTAATATCATTTGAAACTAGAGTAAATGTAGAAAAAACGACATACTTGTATTATCTATTCTctgactgacattcaaaaaagtgattaaaaatcatgataagcaacatTATGAATGACTCTTATTTATAATGTGAGAAcattattgccaaacaaaattgtcgttttgTTAAATTGTTTCCACAGAacaaaatgataattttaaCATAATTTGACCAAGGCGGAGTTAAATGTTAATGttgaaaatgggagaaaaaggaGACAGGAAATctagtgatttgcataaatttgcttAATTGTACAATTGTTTCTACCCCGACTAACGACTGTTTGTCTTGCTTAAAGGTGAATGCTgccaatattttaatatttgattaacaAATTCATGACCGgttgatgatgatgtcatataTTTGTACGGCAACTATGTGCGAATTGACGTGGtatcctagacttggttcaagtcggtgaatttttaaaaatagaaatatttttgatagtttctcttgtgtctcttctATTTCACAAAAACGTTTTGAATGATTCAACTTTGCATGTtaggttttttttctgtggggTGTCCCTTTGTAATTTCTTTTCCCCCTGGCCtctttccccccccccctgcacTTTTCCCTCCAGATGATGCCCAGTGGCACTTTTAAATAGCGCCATtacggtcgacttttcaatctgattttctttcttttttcacagTGAAACCGGACGTGATTTCACATTTAAATTGTTTATGGTCACAGTTTTTCTCCGAGTGGTAGtggtgtatttttgtttttaatgatatttaatTGTTTATTTGTGCACGCAGTGTTTTTAAGAGTATTtacctttttgtaaaatcagcaccgATTGCATCTTTTATGTGAATTATTATGTGTGTAAATAAGTATGTGTTTGTGACTTTTTCCCAAGACGTTGCAAACTTAGGCTTAATTCTGATATATCTTTCTATTTATTTCAATGGTCGCTTCAAATGATGACTTATAACATACAATTATACATCATTTTCTATATTGTTAATTAGatagtta encodes:
- the LOC139134733 gene encoding uncharacterized protein is translated as MMEASCAVLDIKIITTLERDDDIDEPVLKPAGFDTYVAMLKQVETLQCEAKELQEEAKTLADSVEKALLADDDCDNDDDDDNNSEDDDRPPLMTLGKVKKAQEKVQELMQ